From one Mycolicibacterium sp. HK-90 genomic stretch:
- a CDS encoding PaaI family thioesterase: MSTQTGPAVMAQFLPQSPFVTKLGIIAETLESPEVRLRLPWDPSNITIADMVHGGAIAALADVTVMAAAWAEAEVPDSLRGVTVSMSISYLAPARATDLIGLGRVLRQGRSLVNCEADIVTPDGEAVAKAIATYKVG; this comes from the coding sequence ATGAGCACCCAGACCGGCCCGGCCGTCATGGCGCAGTTCCTGCCCCAGTCGCCGTTTGTCACCAAACTCGGCATCATCGCCGAAACCCTGGAAAGCCCCGAAGTTCGGCTTCGGTTGCCGTGGGATCCGTCGAACATCACCATCGCCGACATGGTGCACGGCGGTGCGATCGCGGCGTTGGCCGATGTCACGGTGATGGCGGCGGCCTGGGCAGAGGCCGAGGTTCCGGATTCGCTTCGCGGAGTTACGGTCTCGATGTCGATCAGCTATCTGGCACCGGCGCGGGCGACCGATCTGATCGGCCTCGGGCGCGTGCTGCGCCAGGGTAGGTCCCTGGTGAATTGTGAGGCCGACATCGTCACGCCCGACGGCGAGGCGGTGGCCAAGGCCATTGCCACCTACAAGGTGGGGTGA
- a CDS encoding carbonic anhydrase, with product MSVTDQYLANNEVYAETFTGPLPLPPSKHVAVVACMDARLDVYRILGLGDGEAHVIRNAGGVITDDEIRSLAISQRLLGTKEIILIHHTDCGMLTFTDDGFKQQIQDETGIKPNWAAEAFVDLEEDVRQSLRRIESSPFVTKHESLRGFIFDVATGKLNEVTL from the coding sequence ATGTCTGTCACCGATCAGTACCTGGCCAACAACGAGGTCTATGCCGAGACCTTCACCGGGCCGTTGCCGCTGCCGCCGAGCAAGCATGTCGCGGTGGTGGCGTGCATGGATGCCAGGCTGGACGTCTATCGCATCCTCGGGCTGGGTGACGGTGAGGCACATGTCATCCGCAACGCCGGTGGCGTCATCACCGACGACGAGATCCGCTCGCTGGCCATCAGTCAGCGGTTGCTCGGGACCAAGGAGATCATCCTGATCCACCACACCGACTGCGGCATGCTGACTTTCACCGATGACGGGTTCAAACAACAGATCCAGGACGAGACCGGTATCAAGCCGAACTGGGCGGCCGAGGCGTTCGTCGACCTCGAAGAAGATGTGCGTCAATCCTTGCGCCGCATCGAATCGAGCCCGTTCGTCACCAAGCACGAGTCGTTGCGCGGCTTCATCTTCGACGTCGCCACCGGCAAGCTCAACGAGGTGACGCTGTAG
- a CDS encoding glycosyltransferase family 39 protein — translation MTTIVDTAPDAAAEPAAPITPAPRWVRPSYWALLAATAVLYLWGLGSSGWANSYYAAAAQAGTQSWKAWLFGSLDAGNAITVDKPPAALWAMGLSGRLFGFDEFTMLLPQALMGVGAVALLYATVRRTSGPAAALIAGAALALTPVAAAMFRYNNPDALLVLLLVLAAYFMVRAVGPVSARASAGWVALAGCVLGFAFLTKMLQAFLIVPGLALMFLVAAPAVGVWKRLGTLLIGAATMVISSGWYLALVALWPTESRPYIAGSTDNSLLQLAFGYNGLQRILGREQSGPGFSPGPGGPGGGPGRGANLMFGGDPGIGRMFGMSMGTEASWLLPAALIGLLAALWLTRRSPRTGAPRAGLLMWGGWMLVTAVVFSFMDGIIHPYYTVALAPAVAALVGMSVADLWRVRARPAARLVLAAMLAGTGVWAFVLLDRTPDWLPALRWVVVIGAVLTAVALAVVAHRPGRLSAVVATAAVICGLAATAAYTVETVAAGHTGGPIATSGPKRDMGFGGPGGPGGGFGLTDDPALAALIAGADGRWAAASVGSMMVSDLELRTGESLMAIGGFTGSDNSPTLAQFQQYVADGQVRYFLDRPEGGRGGPPHEAHGSAGQITDWVKANFTKTMVGNVPVYDLQPIGSA, via the coding sequence ATGACGACGATCGTCGACACCGCACCCGATGCGGCGGCAGAACCCGCGGCACCGATTACGCCGGCACCGCGCTGGGTTCGGCCCTCGTACTGGGCGCTGCTGGCCGCCACCGCCGTGCTGTATCTGTGGGGCCTCGGATCCTCCGGCTGGGCCAACAGCTACTACGCGGCCGCGGCCCAGGCCGGCACCCAATCCTGGAAAGCCTGGCTGTTCGGATCCCTGGACGCCGGAAACGCGATCACGGTGGACAAGCCGCCGGCGGCGCTGTGGGCAATGGGATTGTCGGGCCGACTGTTCGGCTTCGACGAGTTCACCATGCTGCTGCCGCAGGCCCTGATGGGTGTGGGTGCGGTGGCACTGCTCTACGCCACGGTGCGGCGCACCAGCGGCCCGGCCGCCGCCCTGATCGCCGGAGCGGCGCTGGCCTTGACCCCGGTGGCCGCCGCGATGTTCCGCTACAACAATCCAGACGCGCTGCTGGTCCTGCTGCTGGTGCTGGCCGCCTATTTCATGGTGCGCGCGGTCGGGCCGGTGTCGGCCAGGGCCAGTGCCGGCTGGGTGGCGTTGGCGGGGTGCGTGCTGGGTTTCGCGTTCCTGACCAAGATGCTGCAGGCGTTCCTGATCGTTCCCGGCCTGGCGCTGATGTTTCTCGTTGCCGCACCGGCAGTAGGGGTGTGGAAGCGGTTGGGCACCTTGCTGATCGGTGCGGCGACGATGGTGATCTCGTCGGGCTGGTACCTCGCGCTGGTGGCGTTGTGGCCCACGGAGTCGCGGCCGTACATCGCCGGCTCGACCGACAACAGCCTGCTGCAGCTGGCCTTCGGGTACAACGGCCTGCAACGCATCCTGGGTCGTGAGCAGTCCGGGCCAGGCTTCAGCCCCGGCCCGGGCGGCCCGGGCGGTGGACCCGGGCGCGGGGCCAACCTGATGTTCGGCGGCGACCCGGGCATCGGCCGCATGTTCGGAATGTCGATGGGGACCGAGGCGTCGTGGTTGCTGCCGGCCGCGCTGATCGGTCTGCTGGCCGCCCTGTGGCTGACCCGGCGTAGTCCGCGAACCGGCGCGCCCCGGGCCGGCCTGCTGATGTGGGGCGGCTGGATGCTGGTCACCGCCGTGGTGTTCAGCTTCATGGACGGGATCATCCACCCGTACTACACCGTGGCGCTGGCCCCCGCGGTGGCCGCGCTGGTGGGCATGTCAGTCGCCGACTTGTGGCGGGTCCGTGCGCGACCGGCGGCCCGGCTGGTGCTGGCGGCCATGCTGGCCGGCACCGGAGTGTGGGCGTTCGTGCTGCTCGACCGGACGCCGGACTGGCTGCCCGCGCTGCGTTGGGTGGTGGTGATCGGGGCGGTCCTGACCGCAGTGGCCCTGGCCGTCGTCGCTCACCGGCCGGGCAGGCTGTCCGCCGTGGTGGCCACGGCCGCGGTGATCTGCGGCCTCGCCGCGACCGCCGCCTACACCGTCGAGACCGTGGCCGCCGGCCACACCGGCGGGCCGATCGCCACCTCCGGACCCAAGCGCGACATGGGGTTCGGTGGACCGGGTGGGCCCGGCGGCGGTTTCGGGCTGACCGACGATCCGGCGTTGGCCGCGCTGATCGCGGGCGCCGACGGTCGATGGGCCGCCGCCAGTGTGGGCTCGATGATGGTCAGCGACCTGGAACTTCGGACCGGGGAGTCGCTGATGGCGATCGGCGGATTCACCGGCAGCGACAACTCGCCCACCCTCGCGCAGTTCCAGCAGTACGTCGCCGACGGCCAGGTGCGCTACTTCCTGGACCGGCCCGAGGGCGGCCGTGGTGGGCCGCCGCACGAGGCGCACGGGAGCGCGGGGCAGATCACCGACTGGGTGAAGGCGAACTTCACCAAGACCATGGTCGGCAACGTCCCCGTCTACGACCTGCAGCCCATCGGCTCAGCCTGA
- a CDS encoding bifunctional glycosyltransferase family 2/GtrA family protein: MTATVHVPEQRFHFASRPNAALAARAAGVPVLDIVVPVHNEQATLAHSVRRLHRYLDENFAVPVRITIADNASVDETPKIAAELAAELDGVRVVRLEQKGRGRALHAVWSASDAPVLAYMDVDLSTDLAALAPLVAPLISGHSDLAIGTRLGRGSRVVRGAKREFISRCYNLILKSTLAARFSDAQCGFKAIRADVARRLLPHVADTGWFFDTELLVLAERSGLRIHEVPVDWVDDPDSRVDIVATAKADLKGIGRLLRGFADGSIPVNTIAAQLGSSRKSAAPGSLLRQAVRFAAVGVVSTLAYLLLFMALRSGVGAQAANLVALLVTAIGNTAANRRFTFGIAGAGSLTRHHAEGLTVFAIALTITSGSLGILHAMTPVPHRGVELAVLVVANLLATVVRFVLLRGWVFHPSRTRRTAGPNRGTGK, from the coding sequence ATGACAGCCACGGTCCACGTCCCCGAGCAGCGGTTCCACTTCGCGTCCCGGCCCAATGCCGCGCTGGCCGCCCGGGCAGCCGGTGTTCCGGTACTCGACATCGTCGTCCCGGTGCACAACGAGCAAGCCACACTTGCACATTCGGTACGGCGGCTGCATCGCTACCTGGACGAGAACTTCGCGGTGCCGGTCCGCATCACCATCGCCGACAACGCCAGCGTGGACGAGACCCCGAAGATCGCCGCCGAACTGGCCGCCGAGCTCGACGGGGTCCGGGTGGTCCGACTGGAGCAGAAGGGACGTGGTCGGGCGCTGCATGCGGTGTGGTCGGCCTCCGATGCCCCGGTGCTGGCCTACATGGATGTCGACCTGTCCACCGACCTGGCTGCCCTCGCGCCGCTGGTGGCGCCGCTGATCTCCGGTCACTCCGACCTGGCCATCGGCACCCGGCTCGGCCGCGGCTCACGGGTGGTCCGCGGCGCCAAGCGCGAGTTCATCTCGCGCTGCTACAACCTGATCCTGAAATCGACTCTGGCAGCGAGGTTCTCAGATGCCCAGTGTGGGTTCAAGGCGATCCGCGCCGACGTGGCCCGCCGCCTGTTGCCCCATGTGGCCGACACCGGGTGGTTCTTCGACACCGAGCTGTTGGTGCTGGCCGAGCGCAGTGGCCTGCGGATTCACGAGGTGCCCGTGGACTGGGTGGACGATCCGGACAGCCGGGTGGACATCGTCGCCACCGCCAAGGCGGATCTCAAGGGCATCGGCCGGCTGCTGCGCGGCTTCGCCGATGGGTCGATCCCGGTGAACACCATCGCCGCCCAGCTCGGGTCCTCGCGGAAATCGGCGGCGCCGGGCTCCCTGCTGCGCCAGGCAGTCCGATTCGCCGCCGTCGGTGTGGTCTCGACGCTCGCCTACCTGCTGCTGTTCATGGCGTTGCGGTCCGGGGTCGGGGCCCAGGCGGCCAATCTGGTGGCCCTGCTGGTGACCGCGATCGGGAACACCGCCGCCAACCGGCGGTTCACGTTCGGCATCGCGGGTGCCGGCAGCCTCACCCGGCATCACGCCGAGGGGTTGACCGTGTTCGCGATCGCACTGACCATCACCAGCGGATCGCTCGGGATCTTGCACGCCATGACGCCGGTACCCCATCGCGGCGTCGAACTCGCAGTACTGGTGGTGGCCAACTTGCTGGCCACCGTCGTGCGCTTCGTTCTGTTGCGGGGATGGGTGTTCCACCCGTCGCGCACACGGCGCACCGCCGGGCCGAATCGAGGGACAGGGAAATGA
- a CDS encoding glycosyltransferase family 39 protein: MLLAGTAVLYLWNLSSSGWANAFYSAAAQAGAQNWTAMLFGSSDAGNAITVDKTPAALWIIDTSVRLFGVNPWSILVPQALMGVGAVAVLYAAVRRAAGPWAGLSAGAVLALTPVAALIFRFNNPDALLVLLLVVAAYCVQRGIEKDAGRWWFVAAGVAVGFGFLAKMLQAFLVVPALATTMLVAGDRPLGRRVLDVVVAGAALVASGGWYLLLVELWPASARPYIGGSQHDSIVELALGYNGLGRLTGEETGGLGNLNFDVGPGRLFGSHMAADIAWLLPAALICLVAGLYARRRAARTDPARAALIMWGGWLVVTAVVFSFMNGIVHAYYTVALAPAVGAVIGIGATLLWQHRADVLAATAMSGAVLVTAILAMVLLSRHGGTFGWLQAAVAVCGAGAATLLMFRKPSRPMTRVTAALAAVACLAGPAAYTIATAANPHTGAIPSVGPPRSHGFGGGLFAAPEPGPALTAMLAADAGRYRWAAAVVGSSNAAGYQLATRAPVMAVGGFNGTDPAPTLDEFQGLVGDGAIHYFIRSRIMAGGFGGHTPSGSRAAIEIAEWVQAHYNPITVDNVTIYDLTQHATNT; the protein is encoded by the coding sequence GTGCTGCTGGCCGGCACGGCGGTGCTCTACCTGTGGAACCTTTCGAGCAGCGGGTGGGCGAATGCGTTCTATTCGGCCGCAGCGCAGGCCGGAGCGCAGAACTGGACCGCCATGCTGTTCGGGTCCAGTGACGCGGGCAATGCGATCACGGTGGACAAGACACCGGCCGCGCTGTGGATCATCGACACCTCGGTCCGCCTGTTCGGCGTGAATCCGTGGAGCATCCTGGTGCCGCAGGCGTTGATGGGGGTCGGGGCCGTCGCCGTGCTCTACGCCGCGGTGCGCCGGGCTGCCGGACCGTGGGCCGGGTTGTCGGCCGGGGCCGTGCTGGCCCTGACGCCGGTGGCGGCGTTGATCTTCCGGTTCAACAACCCTGACGCGTTGCTCGTGCTTCTGCTCGTGGTGGCGGCCTATTGCGTGCAGCGCGGGATCGAAAAAGACGCCGGCCGTTGGTGGTTCGTGGCCGCGGGCGTCGCGGTCGGGTTCGGCTTCCTGGCCAAGATGCTGCAGGCGTTCCTCGTGGTGCCGGCGCTCGCCACGACCATGCTGGTCGCCGGGGACCGCCCGCTGGGCCGGCGCGTCCTCGATGTGGTCGTGGCCGGTGCGGCCCTGGTGGCCAGCGGGGGTTGGTATCTGCTGCTGGTCGAGCTGTGGCCGGCCTCGGCGCGCCCGTACATCGGTGGCTCGCAGCACGACAGCATCGTCGAATTGGCCCTGGGGTACAACGGTTTGGGCCGGCTGACCGGTGAGGAAACCGGCGGACTCGGCAACCTCAACTTCGATGTCGGGCCCGGCCGGTTGTTCGGTTCACACATGGCCGCCGATATCGCCTGGCTGCTGCCCGCCGCCCTGATCTGTCTGGTCGCCGGGCTATACGCGCGGCGCCGGGCGGCCCGCACCGACCCGGCCCGGGCCGCCCTCATCATGTGGGGCGGTTGGCTGGTGGTCACCGCGGTGGTGTTCAGCTTCATGAACGGCATCGTCCACGCGTACTACACCGTGGCGCTCGCTCCCGCGGTCGGCGCGGTGATCGGCATCGGCGCCACGCTGCTGTGGCAACACCGAGCCGATGTCCTTGCCGCGACGGCGATGTCGGGTGCGGTGCTGGTGACCGCGATCCTGGCGATGGTGCTGCTGTCTCGGCACGGCGGGACTTTCGGATGGTTGCAGGCGGCGGTGGCAGTCTGCGGAGCGGGGGCCGCCACGCTGCTGATGTTCCGAAAGCCGAGCCGCCCGATGACGCGGGTGACGGCCGCGCTGGCCGCCGTCGCCTGCCTGGCCGGACCGGCCGCATACACGATCGCCACCGCGGCGAACCCGCACACTGGCGCGATCCCGTCGGTGGGGCCGCCGCGCAGCCACGGCTTCGGCGGCGGACTCTTCGCGGCTCCGGAGCCCGGGCCGGCGCTGACCGCGATGCTGGCCGCCGACGCGGGGCGCTACCGGTGGGCGGCGGCGGTGGTGGGATCGTCGAACGCCGCGGGATACCAACTGGCCACCCGTGCACCGGTGATGGCTGTCGGCGGTTTCAACGGCACCGACCCCGCACCGACACTTGATGAGTTCCAGGGTCTCGTCGGCGACGGTGCCATCCACTACTTCATCCGGTCCCGGATCATGGCAGGCGGTTTCGGCGGGCATACCCCGAGTGGCAGCCGGGCCGCGATCGAGATCGCGGAATGGGTGCAGGCGCACTACAACCCGATCACCGTCGACAACGTCACGATCTACGACCTGACACAGCATGCGACGAACACATAG
- a CDS encoding cell wall metabolism sensor histidine kinase WalK, protein MSSDPRAEAPAGPVGFRWWSPRSWSLRARLVVTQVALLAVVCASIGIATEFALQRFLMNQLDDQLIEAGRRSAAIFELPPPPMGFPPPHRFPPPVIIGSEMGAPDAPHPGPRYRVVVDPEQGSGPGFLNAPGQAARTVGAVISPGRPVDAGLITTEGERVEVSAAAAEQLSQIPATRSPETVDLDGLGRYRVIGLHPRHGGPQTIVTGLPTAVVDDTLLWVLGMFFLLAVIALIAATTGGILIIRRQLAPLSRVSVAARQVADLELDRGEVQLPTQIVPVDPAGAHTEVGQLGTSLNRMLDRIAGALSARHASETRVRQFVADASHELRTPLAAIRGYTELAQRKRDDLPTDVAHAMNRVESETTRMTQLVEDMLLLARLDAGRPLERAAVDLSRLVVDSVSDAHVAGPDHQWSLDLPDDPVTVQGDEARLHQVLANLLANARTHTPAGTSVTISLKAGEDAVVLTVADDGPGISPTLLPDVFERFARGDSSRSRREGSTGLGLAIVAAVVRAHGGTIEVSSVPGATEFVVRLPESQHTHSSDQSGT, encoded by the coding sequence ATGTCCTCCGACCCGCGCGCTGAGGCACCGGCCGGACCGGTCGGGTTTCGGTGGTGGTCACCGCGGAGCTGGTCGTTGCGCGCCCGCCTGGTCGTCACCCAGGTGGCCCTGTTGGCCGTGGTGTGCGCCAGCATCGGAATAGCGACAGAGTTTGCGCTGCAGCGGTTTCTGATGAACCAGCTGGACGACCAGTTGATCGAGGCCGGCCGGCGCTCGGCGGCGATCTTCGAACTGCCACCCCCGCCGATGGGTTTTCCGCCGCCGCACCGTTTTCCGCCGCCGGTGATCATCGGCTCCGAGATGGGTGCGCCAGACGCGCCCCATCCGGGACCTCGATACCGGGTGGTGGTCGACCCCGAACAGGGCTCGGGGCCGGGGTTCCTCAACGCTCCCGGCCAGGCGGCACGCACGGTCGGTGCGGTCATCTCACCGGGTCGGCCCGTCGACGCCGGGCTGATCACCACCGAGGGGGAGCGGGTCGAGGTCAGTGCGGCTGCGGCTGAACAGCTTTCGCAGATTCCGGCGACCCGGTCTCCCGAGACCGTTGACCTCGACGGTCTGGGTCGGTACCGGGTCATCGGCCTGCACCCGCGCCACGGCGGCCCGCAGACCATCGTGACGGGACTGCCGACCGCGGTCGTCGACGACACCCTGCTGTGGGTGCTAGGAATGTTCTTCCTGCTCGCGGTGATCGCGCTGATCGCGGCGACAACGGGCGGAATCCTGATCATCCGGCGCCAACTCGCCCCGCTGTCAAGGGTTTCGGTGGCCGCGCGGCAGGTGGCCGATCTCGAACTCGACCGTGGCGAGGTGCAGCTGCCCACCCAGATCGTGCCGGTCGACCCGGCCGGCGCCCATACCGAGGTGGGGCAGCTCGGCACCTCGCTGAACCGGATGCTCGATCGCATCGCCGGCGCGCTCTCGGCGCGCCACGCCAGTGAGACCCGGGTGCGCCAGTTCGTCGCCGACGCCAGCCACGAGTTGCGGACCCCGCTCGCGGCGATCCGGGGCTACACCGAGCTGGCCCAGCGCAAGCGCGACGACCTGCCCACGGACGTGGCCCACGCGATGAACCGCGTGGAATCCGAGACGACCCGGATGACCCAACTGGTCGAGGACATGCTGCTGCTGGCCCGACTCGACGCCGGCCGGCCATTGGAGCGCGCCGCCGTCGACCTGTCCCGGCTGGTGGTCGACTCCGTCAGCGATGCCCATGTCGCCGGGCCGGATCACCAGTGGTCGCTGGACCTGCCCGACGATCCGGTGACGGTCCAGGGTGATGAGGCCAGACTGCACCAGGTGCTGGCGAATCTGCTGGCCAACGCCCGCACCCATACGCCGGCCGGGACGTCGGTGACGATATCGCTGAAGGCCGGCGAGGACGCGGTGGTGCTCACCGTTGCGGACGACGGTCCCGGGATCTCGCCGACCCTGCTGCCGGACGTGTTCGAACGGTTCGCCCGAGGAGATTCGTCGCGGTCGCGACGGGAGGGCAGCACCGGGCTCGGCCTGGCGATCGTGGCTGCCGTGGTCAGGGCGCACGGCGGCACCATCGAGGTGAGCAGCGTGCCGGGGGCGACGGAATTCGTGGTGCGCCTGCCCGAGTCACAGCACACGCACAGTTCGGACCAATCGGGCACCTAG
- a CDS encoding response regulator transcription factor, translating to MRRADGNPIRVLVVDDEPVLAELVSMALRYEGWDIATAGDGASAIATARENPPDVVVLDVMLPDMSGLDVLRKLRQQIPGLPLLLLTAKDSVEDRIAGLTAGGDDYVTKPFSLEEVVLRLRALLRRTGVTTEDGGAKIVVGDLVLDEDSHEVTRGGDPISLTATEFELLRFMMRNAKRVLSKAQILDRVWSYDFGGRSNIVELYVSYLRKKIDSGRDPMIHTLRGAGYVLRPAR from the coding sequence ATGCGCCGCGCCGACGGAAACCCGATCCGCGTGCTGGTGGTCGACGACGAGCCCGTGCTGGCCGAGCTGGTGTCGATGGCGTTGCGATATGAGGGCTGGGACATCGCGACGGCCGGCGATGGTGCGAGTGCCATCGCCACGGCCCGGGAGAACCCGCCGGATGTCGTCGTGCTCGACGTGATGCTGCCCGACATGAGCGGCCTGGACGTGCTGCGCAAGCTGCGGCAGCAGATCCCCGGTCTGCCGCTGCTGCTTCTCACCGCCAAGGATTCGGTCGAGGACCGCATCGCCGGGCTGACCGCCGGTGGTGACGACTACGTCACCAAGCCGTTCAGCCTGGAGGAAGTGGTGCTCCGGTTGCGCGCGCTGCTGCGTCGCACCGGCGTCACCACCGAGGACGGCGGCGCCAAGATCGTCGTCGGGGACCTGGTGCTCGACGAGGACAGTCATGAGGTGACTCGGGGCGGCGACCCGATCTCGTTGACCGCCACCGAATTCGAACTGCTGCGGTTCATGATGCGCAACGCCAAACGAGTGCTGAGCAAGGCGCAGATCCTCGATCGGGTGTGGAGTTACGACTTCGGCGGCCGGTCCAACATCGTCGAGCTGTATGTGTCGTATCTGCGAAAGAAGATCGACAGCGGCCGCGATCCGATGATCCACACGCTGCGCGGTGCGGGTTATGTCCTCCGACCCGCGCGCTGA